One part of the Deltaproteobacteria bacterium CG2_30_66_27 genome encodes these proteins:
- a CDS encoding transcriptional regulator — MPEETITVGNPEKEKVKVEGNNVRKIREGLLLSKAELARRAKISVLTIDRVEKGMTCRMDTKRKIILSLGMKLSDRDKVFTRE; from the coding sequence ATGCCGGAGGAGACGATAACCGTGGGGAACCCCGAAAAAGAAAAAGTTAAAGTTGAGGGAAACAACGTCCGAAAGATAAGGGAAGGGCTCTTGTTAAGCAAGGCGGAACTGGCGCGGCGCGCCAAGATCTCGGTCCTCACGATCGACCGGGTCGAAAAGGGGATGACGTGCCGCATGGACACGAAGCGCAAGATCATCCTGTCGCTGGGCATGAAGTTGTCCGACCGGGACAAGGTGTTCACCAGGGAATAG
- a CDS encoding chorismate synthase — protein MAQFTFRTAGETHGPALVTIVEGIPAGLPIRAEGINRELARRQVGYGRGERMQIEKDEVEILSGVRFGHAMGGPVAMLLRNRDWVNWREKMAQAGDGEGIPPLDTARPGHADLPGILKYGHGDVRNVLERASARETAARVMAGALAKALLRDLGAGIVGHVLSIGKFRVSAEVEGDSVAAARAEGSPLRMADPGVEAEVKRWIDGLKEAGTTAGGVVEVIATGVPPGLGSYVAWDRRLDGRLGQALMCIPAIKGVEVGGGVGLAGMPGIDVHDEVFPGGNPAAPLLGKYLLPFHRETNRAGGLEGGMTNGEPVVVRAAMKPIPTQSVPLRTVTIDRFDASTAHRERSDVCAVPAASVVAETMVAIVLADAFLEKFGGDAMRDILYNYSGYLRRICGE, from the coding sequence ATCGCACAGTTCACGTTCCGGACCGCGGGGGAGACGCACGGTCCGGCCCTGGTCACGATCGTCGAGGGGATTCCGGCGGGTCTGCCGATCCGTGCGGAGGGGATCAACCGGGAGCTGGCCCGGCGGCAGGTGGGGTACGGCCGCGGGGAGCGGATGCAGATCGAGAAGGACGAGGTCGAGATCCTCTCGGGAGTCCGCTTCGGGCATGCGATGGGGGGTCCCGTCGCGATGCTCCTGCGCAACCGCGACTGGGTCAACTGGCGGGAGAAGATGGCCCAGGCAGGGGACGGGGAGGGAATCCCTCCGCTCGACACCGCCCGACCCGGGCACGCGGACCTTCCAGGCATCCTGAAATACGGGCACGGAGATGTCCGGAACGTCCTCGAACGGGCCAGCGCCCGGGAGACCGCCGCGCGGGTCATGGCCGGCGCGCTGGCGAAGGCGCTCCTGCGCGATCTCGGGGCCGGGATCGTCGGCCACGTTCTCTCGATCGGGAAGTTTCGGGTGTCGGCCGAAGTCGAGGGGGACAGCGTCGCCGCCGCGCGTGCCGAGGGGAGTCCGCTGCGGATGGCGGACCCGGGGGTCGAGGCCGAGGTCAAGCGGTGGATCGACGGGTTGAAGGAGGCCGGCACCACGGCCGGCGGGGTGGTCGAGGTCATCGCCACGGGGGTTCCTCCGGGCCTCGGGTCGTACGTCGCCTGGGATCGGCGTCTCGACGGCCGGCTCGGACAGGCGCTGATGTGCATCCCCGCCATCAAGGGGGTGGAGGTCGGCGGCGGGGTGGGACTGGCCGGGATGCCGGGGATCGACGTCCACGACGAGGTGTTCCCCGGCGGAAACCCGGCGGCGCCGCTCCTCGGAAAATATCTGCTGCCGTTCCACCGGGAGACGAACCGGGCCGGGGGGCTGGAGGGGGGGATGACCAACGGGGAACCCGTGGTCGTCCGCGCCGCGATGAAGCCGATCCCGACGCAGTCCGTTCCCCTCCGGACCGTCACGATCGACCGGTTCGACGCCTCGACCGCGCATCGAGAGCGAAGCGACGTCTGCGCCGTCCCCGCGGCGTCCGTGGTCGCGGAGACGATGGTGGCGATCGTCCTGGCCGACGCCTTCCTCGAGAAATTCGGGGGAGATGCGATGCGTGATATCCTTTATAATTATTCCGGCTACCTGCGGCGCATCTGCGGGGAATGA
- a CDS encoding 3-dehydroquinate synthase, giving the protein MNRETMTVALGDRSYDIFFGREIYSLFQEWICRFYPGGSVHVVTDRNVASIYGGDIQRWLEGIPHDVLALPPGEERKNFDTVREIYGFLARGDADRDSLVVAFGGGVVGDLAGFAAATYLRGISCIQVPTTLLSQVDSSVGGKTGFNLPEGKNLVGAFHQPRAVFIDDAFLRTLDDRNLRAGMAEVVKCALAGDAELWDRLLAVGGEWKAFEGEEWRWIVRRAIAFKASVVEKDERETSLRKILNLGHTIGHAMEKSGGYGRLLHGEAVAIGLAWEAILGLRLGVTGEELVDALVPLLIGMGFPLDDPGVALTSIAAAIGMDKKRRMSDVDLPLVAAPGRCELRRVPLAEIRGALPGIRAEIRERSIARGLNLPAANAILAESPGSSLVHVGDEVYEIRSAEESVVPPVPEEAVPAVEPEQATAVEPESEPVPPELPAAPAVRTVTLANLYWLQGEHSTARRIIGEILRDDPANLRAQAWLAARTGDDLVEADLLGFLETMAKEYGYDLS; this is encoded by the coding sequence TTGAACCGGGAAACGATGACGGTGGCCCTTGGCGACCGTTCTTACGACATCTTCTTCGGTCGGGAGATCTACTCCCTGTTCCAGGAGTGGATCTGCCGCTTTTACCCCGGCGGGAGCGTCCACGTCGTGACCGATCGCAACGTCGCCTCGATCTACGGGGGCGACATCCAGCGGTGGCTCGAGGGCATCCCCCACGACGTCCTTGCTCTCCCCCCGGGGGAGGAACGGAAGAACTTCGACACGGTGAGGGAAATCTACGGGTTCCTTGCGCGCGGTGACGCCGACCGGGATTCCCTCGTCGTCGCCTTCGGCGGCGGGGTCGTCGGCGACCTCGCCGGATTCGCCGCGGCGACGTACCTGCGGGGGATCTCCTGCATCCAGGTCCCCACGACCCTCCTTTCCCAGGTGGACAGCAGCGTGGGCGGGAAGACCGGCTTCAACCTTCCGGAGGGGAAGAACCTCGTCGGGGCGTTCCACCAGCCCCGGGCCGTCTTCATCGACGACGCTTTCCTGCGGACCCTCGACGATCGGAACCTCCGCGCCGGAATGGCGGAGGTGGTCAAGTGCGCCCTTGCGGGCGACGCCGAGCTCTGGGATCGGCTTCTCGCGGTCGGCGGGGAGTGGAAGGCGTTCGAAGGAGAGGAGTGGCGCTGGATCGTCCGCCGCGCCATCGCGTTCAAGGCGTCCGTCGTAGAGAAGGACGAGAGAGAGACCTCCCTTCGCAAGATCCTCAACCTCGGGCACACCATCGGCCACGCGATGGAGAAATCGGGCGGGTACGGCCGTCTCCTCCACGGCGAGGCGGTGGCGATCGGACTGGCCTGGGAGGCGATCCTCGGCTTGAGGCTCGGCGTGACCGGCGAGGAACTGGTCGACGCTCTCGTCCCGCTCCTCATCGGCATGGGATTTCCCCTCGACGATCCGGGCGTGGCCCTCACCTCCATCGCCGCCGCCATCGGGATGGACAAGAAACGGAGGATGTCGGACGTCGACTTGCCGCTGGTCGCCGCCCCGGGCCGTTGCGAACTGCGACGCGTCCCCCTCGCGGAGATCCGGGGGGCGCTGCCCGGGATCCGCGCGGAGATCCGGGAACGCTCGATCGCGAGGGGGCTCAACCTTCCGGCGGCGAATGCGATCCTTGCCGAGTCGCCGGGTTCGAGCCTCGTTCACGTGGGGGACGAGGTCTACGAGATCCGTTCGGCCGAGGAGAGCGTCGTCCCCCCGGTTCCCGAGGAAGCCGTGCCGGCGGTCGAGCCGGAACAAGCTACGGCGGTCGAGCCGGAATCGGAACCGGTGCCGCCGGAACTCCCCGCCGCGCCCGCCGTGCGGACCGTGACCCTGGCCAACCTGTACTGGTTGCAGGGAGAGCATTCCACCGCGCGGCGGATCATCGGGGAGATTCTGCGCGACGATCCGGCGAACCTGCGGGCCCAGGCGTGGTTGGCGGCCCGGACCGGGGACGATCTCGTGGAGGCGGATCTCCTCGGGTTCCTCGAGACCATGGCGAAGGAGTACGGGTATGACCTTTCTTGA
- a CDS encoding type II 3-dehydroquinate dehydratase, translating to MLFVDGPNLNVLGEREPSVYGRETLADIREAVTAAARTEGATVTFFQSNHEGEIVERLQAAKRRFDGVVINPAAYTHTSVAVRDALLYSGLPAIEVHLTNPARREEFRKVSLVEDVVVGRICGVGGYGYTLALLALTRYLRREGARGRV from the coding sequence ATCCTGTTCGTCGACGGTCCGAACCTGAACGTTCTCGGGGAGCGCGAGCCGTCCGTCTACGGGCGGGAAACGCTGGCCGACATCCGCGAAGCGGTGACGGCGGCGGCCCGGACGGAGGGCGCCACGGTCACATTCTTCCAGTCGAACCACGAGGGGGAGATCGTCGAGCGGCTCCAGGCGGCGAAGCGGCGCTTCGACGGCGTCGTGATCAACCCTGCGGCGTACACCCACACGAGCGTGGCCGTCCGGGACGCCCTCCTCTACTCCGGCCTGCCGGCCATCGAGGTGCACCTCACCAACCCGGCGCGCCGGGAGGAATTCCGGAAAGTCTCCCTGGTCGAAGACGTCGTCGTCGGCCGGATCTGCGGCGTGGGGGGGTACGGCTACACTCTCGCCCTGCTCGCGCTGACACGTTACCTGCGGCGGGAAGGGGCCCGTGGGCGGGTGTGA
- a CDS encoding elongation factor P codes for MYTTSDFRNGLKIEFDGGPFLIVYFQHVKPGKGGAFVRTKLKNLKTGAVIEHTFRSGDKVGKPDLEEREMQFMYRMEGQFHFMDTRTYEQIYLDEGHVEGAGGYLIENLPVEILFYKGEPIGIDIPFFIDLKIVETEPGVRGDTVSGSTKPARLESGALVSVPLFLNEGDVIKVDTRTGSYIERA; via the coding sequence ATGTACACCACGTCGGATTTCCGAAACGGGTTGAAGATCGAGTTCGACGGGGGCCCGTTCCTCATCGTCTACTTCCAGCACGTGAAGCCCGGCAAGGGGGGGGCCTTCGTCCGCACGAAGCTCAAGAACCTGAAGACCGGCGCGGTGATCGAGCACACCTTCCGCAGCGGCGACAAGGTCGGGAAGCCGGACCTCGAAGAGCGCGAGATGCAGTTCATGTACAGGATGGAAGGCCAGTTCCACTTCATGGACACGCGGACGTACGAGCAGATCTACCTCGACGAGGGACACGTGGAGGGGGCGGGGGGCTACCTGATCGAGAACCTCCCCGTGGAGATCCTCTTCTACAAGGGAGAGCCGATCGGGATCGACATCCCGTTCTTCATCGACCTGAAGATCGTCGAAACGGAGCCCGGTGTCCGCGGGGACACGGTGAGCGGGTCGACCAAGCCGGCGAGGCTGGAGTCTGGGGCGCTCGTGTCGGTTCCCCTCTTCCTGAACGAGGGGGACGTGATCAAGGTGGATACGCGTACCGGAAGCTATATCGAGCGGGCGTGA
- a CDS encoding acetyl-CoA carboxylase, biotin carboxyl carrier protein, producing the protein MNLKEIREILELLKGSDVSEFELGRGDTMLKLRRGPANAPALPPPAPPAPAAPARAAVEPPAAASVPAKPTYKEIVSPIVGTFYRAPAPDAAPFVEVGTRVVKGQVLCIVEAMKIMNQIESDTTGTIAAIIVENAQPVAYGQALFHVTPEEGQAA; encoded by the coding sequence ATGAACCTGAAGGAAATCCGCGAGATTCTGGAGCTGCTGAAGGGCTCCGACGTGAGCGAATTCGAGCTCGGCCGTGGGGACACGATGCTGAAGCTCCGCAGGGGGCCGGCGAACGCCCCCGCCCTCCCGCCTCCGGCGCCGCCTGCACCCGCCGCCCCGGCGCGCGCGGCGGTGGAGCCGCCGGCCGCGGCTTCGGTTCCCGCGAAGCCGACCTACAAGGAGATCGTCTCCCCGATCGTGGGGACCTTCTATCGTGCGCCGGCTCCCGATGCCGCTCCCTTCGTCGAGGTGGGGACCCGCGTGGTCAAGGGGCAGGTGTTGTGTATCGTCGAGGCGATGAAGATCATGAACCAGATCGAGTCGGACACCACCGGCACGATCGCCGCGATCATCGTGGAAAACGCGCAACCGGTCGCGTACGGGCAGGCGCTCTTTCACGTCACCCCGGAGGAAGGGCAAGCGGCATGA
- a CDS encoding acetyl-CoA carboxylase biotin carboxylase subunit: MIHKVLIANRGEIAVRIIRTCREMGIKTVAVYSTADRDAMHVRMADQAVCIGPPPGADSYLNVPAILSAIEITDADAVHPGYGFLAENAAFAEICGNYGVRFIGPSSEAIRRMGDKIEARRAVQKVKVPIVPGSDGAVTEEEEGLRVAKEVGFPVIVKAAAGGGGRGMKIVHSPASFINAFLTAQSEALSAFGVPDVYIEKYFDNARHVEVQVMGDRHGNVIHLGDRDCSIQRRHQKLIEESPAPALPARVRNRMWKAAVDAAVGVKYDSVGTVEFLYVPDGDFHFLEMNTRIQVEHTVTEMVTGIDIVREQIRIADGKKVCYAQKDVPLRGHAIEVRINAEDPETFLPFPGPIQTCIFPGGFGVRVDTAIYPGYVVPSTYDSLLGKLIVHGDDRNEAIMRMRRALDEVRIEGVRTTVAFHKKMMVNSDFVEARLSTNFLEKNRP; the protein is encoded by the coding sequence ATGATCCACAAGGTGCTGATCGCGAACCGGGGCGAAATCGCCGTCCGGATCATCCGGACCTGCCGGGAGATGGGGATCAAGACGGTCGCCGTCTATTCGACCGCCGACAGGGACGCGATGCATGTCCGGATGGCGGATCAGGCCGTCTGCATCGGCCCGCCGCCGGGCGCCGACAGCTACCTGAACGTCCCGGCGATCCTCTCCGCGATCGAGATCACCGACGCGGACGCCGTGCATCCCGGATACGGCTTCCTCGCCGAGAACGCGGCCTTCGCGGAGATCTGCGGCAATTACGGCGTCCGGTTCATCGGGCCATCCTCCGAGGCGATCCGCCGGATGGGGGACAAGATCGAGGCGCGGCGTGCGGTGCAGAAGGTCAAGGTCCCGATCGTGCCGGGAAGCGACGGGGCGGTCACCGAGGAGGAAGAGGGGCTTCGGGTCGCCAAGGAGGTCGGTTTCCCCGTGATCGTCAAGGCGGCGGCCGGCGGCGGCGGCCGCGGGATGAAGATCGTCCACAGCCCGGCCTCCTTCATCAACGCGTTCCTCACGGCCCAGTCGGAGGCGCTGTCGGCCTTCGGCGTTCCCGACGTCTACATAGAGAAATATTTCGACAACGCGCGCCACGTCGAGGTCCAGGTGATGGGGGACCGTCACGGGAACGTGATCCACCTCGGTGACCGCGACTGCTCCATCCAGCGCCGCCACCAGAAGTTGATCGAGGAATCGCCCGCCCCCGCCCTCCCGGCCCGCGTCCGGAACCGGATGTGGAAGGCGGCGGTCGACGCGGCGGTCGGCGTGAAGTACGATAGCGTGGGGACCGTCGAGTTCCTCTACGTGCCCGACGGCGATTTCCATTTCCTCGAGATGAACACGAGGATCCAGGTCGAGCACACGGTGACGGAGATGGTGACCGGCATCGACATCGTGCGCGAGCAGATCCGGATCGCGGACGGCAAGAAGGTGTGCTATGCGCAGAAAGACGTCCCGCTGCGCGGCCACGCGATCGAGGTTCGCATCAACGCGGAGGACCCGGAGACCTTCCTTCCGTTCCCCGGTCCGATCCAGACCTGCATCTTTCCCGGGGGGTTCGGCGTCCGCGTCGACACGGCGATCTACCCAGGTTACGTCGTCCCGTCCACCTACGACTCCCTCCTCGGGAAGTTGATCGTGCACGGGGACGACCGGAACGAGGCGATCATGCGGATGCGCAGGGCGCTCGACGAGGTCCGGATCGAGGGAGTGCGAACGACGGTGGCTTTCCACAAGAAGATGATGGTCAACTCCGACTTCGTCGAGGCGAGGCTCTCGACGAACTTCCTCGAAAAGAACAGGCCCTGA
- a CDS encoding outer membrane protein assembly factor BamA yields the protein MARSKILLLLPGAFLFLLLCGSAAATESTAQAPIGPVISSVSFQVSSPFLISYVELTGLIKVRPGDRLTREGVRASIRGLYEKSIFLEVSAFTRESDGKVDLLFFLRPFPLVAEIEVAGAKQFTPAQIIQASRLKRGAPVEGKDLPAAEEAVKGFLTRKGFVRGTATVSVTCNVENGGGKVLVTVAEGEPAVVGNLRFPGATRFTPEEMARFLGAEAGKPYDFHRWEKGLTRLRSEYKGAGFLTVHLTDAVERCEPSSDLLCPVVTVEEGRRYDVRWEGVSAFTPDRLAEGTGLRADEEISEGALVHDLRERLVAFYRGRGYLRFDADVTVEKPNADRTPLVVSVVEGKRGYVKDVRIEGNRGLSEKTFHGQVTTKGRGVFHWITDSGHYSDEEWNDDMNAIVGLYQKSGYARMKILGVDDVWDDRGGIVKTIRIEEGPRYRVREIVFKGNDHSLRTGLLGLMRNKEGAYLDYPGAEADQEAVAKNYRDSGYLDVRVESEVIFDENASAALRFAIVEGPRYRLGNTVVRGTLLTEAEAILRENPIAPGGTAGEKDLLRFQQAVYATGLYKSVRVQRVKRPEEGVLDLVFEVEETLFFEVEFGGGWGTDTGFRGLLGAKEKNLDGLGRSVSAQAIVSQKEQKFIGDLREPWIFGNRWKWEGGLTGFYDKAERVSFDLRQVSIVASITRKVFERSSVSLQYELSRDEVSNVAPGAVLSPEDQGYATIAAVRALAALDFRDNPFNPKKGALLSGSAEVATLPLGSSVDYWKLSGQSSFYFAVLRHSTIVLSGRAGTARAFGGTQEVPIQKRFFLGGRTTVRGFKEDTLGAKAADGTPTGGDMMVNLNTELRVPLRGELIGAVFVDAGSVWFARNTVGGFDLRKTSGLGLRYLTPVGPIGLDYGWKLDQREGETAAEWHFTVGAVF from the coding sequence GTGGCAAGGAGTAAAATCCTCCTCCTTCTCCCCGGGGCATTCCTCTTCCTTCTCCTTTGCGGGTCCGCCGCCGCAACCGAAAGCACCGCGCAGGCACCGATTGGTCCCGTCATCTCGTCGGTCTCTTTCCAGGTGTCGTCACCGTTCCTGATTTCCTACGTGGAGCTCACCGGGCTCATCAAGGTGCGGCCGGGGGATCGGCTCACCCGGGAGGGAGTCCGCGCGTCGATCCGGGGGTTGTACGAGAAATCGATCTTCCTCGAGGTTTCCGCGTTTACCCGCGAATCCGACGGAAAGGTGGATCTCCTCTTCTTTCTCCGGCCGTTCCCGCTGGTCGCGGAAATCGAAGTGGCGGGGGCGAAGCAGTTCACCCCCGCGCAGATCATCCAGGCGTCCCGACTGAAACGCGGGGCGCCCGTCGAGGGAAAGGACCTTCCCGCCGCGGAGGAGGCCGTGAAGGGATTTCTGACGCGGAAGGGATTCGTCCGGGGGACGGCCACCGTTTCGGTGACCTGCAACGTGGAAAACGGCGGGGGCAAGGTCCTTGTCACGGTTGCCGAGGGAGAGCCTGCGGTCGTCGGGAATCTTCGGTTTCCGGGGGCGACGCGGTTCACGCCCGAAGAGATGGCCCGGTTTCTCGGCGCCGAGGCGGGAAAACCGTACGATTTCCACCGCTGGGAAAAGGGACTTACCCGCCTCAGGAGCGAGTACAAGGGGGCGGGGTTCCTCACCGTGCACCTGACCGACGCGGTCGAGCGGTGCGAGCCGTCTTCGGATCTCCTGTGCCCGGTCGTCACGGTCGAGGAGGGGCGGCGGTACGACGTGCGCTGGGAGGGTGTCTCCGCCTTCACGCCGGATCGCCTTGCCGAGGGGACCGGACTCCGGGCGGACGAGGAGATCTCCGAGGGCGCCCTGGTGCACGATTTGAGGGAGAGGTTGGTCGCGTTTTACCGGGGGCGGGGCTACCTGCGGTTCGACGCCGACGTCACCGTGGAAAAGCCGAACGCGGACCGGACTCCACTCGTCGTGTCGGTTGTGGAAGGGAAACGGGGATACGTCAAGGACGTCCGCATCGAAGGGAACCGTGGCCTGAGCGAGAAAACATTTCACGGGCAGGTGACGACGAAGGGCCGCGGAGTGTTCCATTGGATCACGGACTCCGGGCATTACAGCGACGAGGAGTGGAACGACGATATGAACGCGATCGTCGGCTTGTACCAGAAGTCCGGGTACGCCCGGATGAAGATCCTGGGGGTCGACGATGTCTGGGACGACCGGGGCGGGATCGTGAAAACGATCCGGATCGAGGAAGGGCCGCGATACCGGGTCCGGGAAATCGTTTTCAAGGGGAACGATCACTCCCTCCGGACTGGATTACTGGGGCTCATGAGGAACAAGGAGGGGGCGTACCTCGACTACCCCGGGGCGGAGGCGGATCAGGAGGCGGTTGCGAAGAACTATCGCGACTCCGGCTACCTGGATGTGCGCGTGGAGTCGGAGGTGATCTTCGACGAGAACGCCTCCGCCGCGCTGCGCTTCGCGATCGTCGAAGGGCCCCGCTATCGCCTCGGGAACACCGTGGTCCGGGGGACGCTCCTCACCGAGGCCGAGGCGATCCTGCGCGAGAACCCGATCGCCCCGGGAGGGACGGCCGGTGAGAAGGATCTGCTTCGGTTTCAGCAGGCCGTCTACGCCACGGGGCTCTACAAGAGCGTGCGGGTCCAGCGCGTCAAGCGTCCGGAGGAGGGCGTCCTGGACCTGGTGTTCGAGGTCGAGGAGACTCTCTTCTTCGAGGTGGAGTTCGGTGGCGGGTGGGGCACCGACACCGGTTTCCGGGGGCTCCTCGGGGCGAAGGAGAAGAACCTCGATGGCCTCGGGCGGAGCGTCTCCGCGCAGGCCATCGTGAGCCAGAAGGAGCAGAAATTCATCGGCGATCTCCGGGAACCGTGGATCTTCGGCAACCGGTGGAAGTGGGAAGGCGGGCTCACCGGATTCTACGATAAGGCCGAGCGCGTGAGCTTCGACCTCCGGCAGGTGAGCATCGTGGCGAGCATCACCCGGAAAGTGTTCGAACGATCTTCGGTGTCGCTGCAGTACGAACTCTCACGGGATGAGGTGTCGAACGTGGCGCCCGGCGCGGTCCTTTCCCCCGAAGACCAAGGGTACGCCACCATCGCCGCGGTCCGCGCGCTGGCGGCGCTCGATTTCCGAGACAACCCGTTCAACCCGAAGAAGGGGGCCCTCCTGTCCGGGTCGGCGGAAGTGGCGACGTTGCCGCTGGGCTCCTCGGTGGACTACTGGAAGCTGTCCGGCCAGAGCAGCTTCTACTTTGCCGTGCTCCGGCACAGCACGATCGTTCTTTCCGGCAGGGCCGGCACGGCCCGCGCCTTCGGGGGCACGCAGGAGGTGCCGATCCAGAAACGGTTCTTCCTTGGAGGAAGGACGACCGTTCGCGGCTTCAAGGAGGACACGCTGGGGGCAAAGGCGGCGGACGGGACGCCCACCGGCGGCGACATGATGGTGAACCTGAACACCGAACTGCGCGTTCCGCTCCGGGGCGAGTTGATCGGGGCGGTGTTCGTCGACGCGGGGAGCGTCTGGTTTGCCCGCAACACCGTGGGCGGCTTCGACCTTCGGAAAACCTCCGGCCTGGGCCTGCGCTACCTGACGCCCGTCGGGCCGATCGGCCTCGACTACGGCTGGAAACTCGATCAGCGCGAAGGGGAGACGGCGGCGGAGTGGCACTTCACCGTCGGGGCGGTGTTCTGA